A genomic stretch from Amia ocellicauda isolate fAmiCal2 chromosome 23, fAmiCal2.hap1, whole genome shotgun sequence includes:
- the LOC136718735 gene encoding N-acetyllactosaminide beta-1,3-N-acetylglucosaminyltransferase 2 yields MKKVKVKVVGIMMMVNFFIYIVVEVSRSGGQDKSSSSKVHIPAKRFWKKPVPFDAYWNREQQTLDYIHNPILAVLNGSISSFLDSVSSTTTTANGSSLNGCDPDISVTTQVKDYNSLPERFKDFLLYMKCRTYPMVVNQPHKCKDHPFLLLAVKSLAPHFDRRQAIRESWGKAGKLGNMTVTTVFLLGNATAVDHFPNLSKMLEYESKMYGDILMWDYRDSFFNLTIKEVLFLQWVNEYCSKAQFVFKGDDDVFVNTYRILEYLKGLQHPKSKDLFIGDVITNAGPHRDKKLKYFIPESIFVGPYPPYAGGGGFLYSGSLALRLYNMSQQVSLYPIDDVYTGMCLKKLGLVPEKHKGFRTFDIEEKYRNNPCAYKGLMLVHSRTPQEMIKIWSWLNDPELNCQ; encoded by the coding sequence ATGAAGAAGGTGAAGGTGAAGGTGGTGGGTATTATGATGATGGTGAATTTCTTCATTTACATTGTGGTGGAAGTCTCCAGGAGTGGAGGCCAGGACAAAAGCAGCAGTAGTAAAGTGCACATTCCAGCCAAGAGGTTTTGGAAGAAACCTGTCCCCTTTGACGCGTACTGGAACCGCGAGCAACAGACTCTGGACTATATCCACAACCCCATCCTGGCTGTGCTGAATGGAAGCATCAGCAGTTTTCTGGATAGTGTGtccagcaccaccaccaccgccaATGGCAGCTCCCTGAACGGCTGCGACCCTGATATCAGTGTCACGACCCAAGTGAAGGACTACAACTCCCTCCCAGAGCGCTTCAAAGACTTCCTTCTGTATATGAAGTGCAGGACGTATCCCATGGTGGTGAACCAACCACACAAGTGCAAGGACCACCCTTTCCTTCTGCTGGCCGTGAAATCCCTGGCTCCTCACTTCGATAGGAGGCAGGCCATCCGTGAGTCTTGGGGGAAGGCTGGTAAACTGGGGAACATGACGGTGACCACtgtgtttctgctgggcaaTGCGACGGCGGTGGACCACTTCCCCAACCTTTCCAAAATGCTGGAGTATGAGAGCAAGATGTATGGGGACATCCTGATGTGGGACTACAGGGACTCCTTTTTCAACCTGACAATCAAGGAAGTCCTGTTCCTGCAGTGGGTCAATGAGTACTGCTCTAAGGCACAGTTTGTGTTTAAGGGGGACGATGACGTTTTTGTGAACACCTATCGCATCCTGGAATACTTGAAGGGCTTGCAACACCCAAAATCCAAAGATTTGTTCATCGGGGATGTCATCACAAATGCGGGACCTCACCGGGACAAGAAGCTGAAGTACTTCATTCCAGAGAGCATTTTTGTGGGACCGTACCCACCCTACGCTGGCGGCGGAGGCTTCCTCTACTCGGGAAGCCTGGCACTGAGGCTGTATAACATGTCCCAGCAAGTGTCACTGTATCCCATCGATGACGTCTATACAGGCATGTGCCTTAAGAAACTTGGTCTCGTCCCAGAGAAGCACAAAGGTTTCAGGACTTTTGATATTGAGGAGAAGTACAGAAATAATCCTTGTGCTTATAAAGGCTTGATGCTTGTTCACAGCAGAACTCCTCAAGAAATGATCAAAATATGGTCATGGCTTAATGACCCAGAATTAAACTGTCAGTGA